One Mesorhizobium sp. J428 DNA segment encodes these proteins:
- a CDS encoding type II secretion system protein: protein MTTDGKESGFILVETIVAFAILAVALGVGMQTISQSATTLVRAADIQAAGLVYASLAAKEFPDIRNEGDFEGELDSGEPWRIVARAVRDGHARQLLALTATIWPRGARGPSYTYQTFISNPPLQVAP, encoded by the coding sequence ATGACCACGGACGGCAAAGAGAGCGGCTTCATCCTCGTCGAGACGATCGTCGCCTTCGCGATCCTCGCGGTCGCGCTCGGTGTCGGCATGCAGACCATCTCCCAGAGCGCCACCACGCTGGTGCGCGCGGCCGACATCCAGGCCGCCGGCCTCGTCTACGCGTCGCTCGCCGCGAAGGAATTCCCCGATATCAGGAACGAGGGCGATTTCGAGGGCGAGCTCGATTCCGGCGAACCGTGGCGGATTGTCGCCCGCGCCGTGCGCGACGGGCATGCGCGGCAGCTGCTGGCGCTCACGGCCACTATCTGGCCGCGCGGCGCCAGAGGGCCGTCCTATACCTACCAGACATTCATCAGCAATCCGCCGCTGCAGGTCGCGCCATGA
- a CDS encoding GspH/FimT family pseudopilin, which produces MSTRPAPPLHSEAGFTLVEFLVTLAILALVLGSVGSTLARRENRITPLMSAEAMQSMLFRARSDAILKGRNTLFAINAGAKQYVYPTGSTPVQLPDDQEVRMIASSEFVSPEGSTYYLVFRADGSSSGAEILLRNAAGTEARIEVNWLTGLPRLRVGTSQ; this is translated from the coding sequence GTGAGCACGCGCCCTGCCCCTCCCCTGCATTCCGAGGCGGGCTTCACCCTCGTCGAGTTCCTCGTCACGCTCGCCATCCTTGCGCTTGTGCTCGGCTCCGTCGGCTCGACGCTGGCGCGCCGCGAAAACCGCATCACGCCGCTGATGAGCGCGGAAGCGATGCAATCCATGCTGTTCCGCGCGCGCAGCGACGCAATCCTCAAGGGCCGCAACACGCTGTTCGCGATCAATGCCGGGGCTAAGCAGTACGTCTATCCTACCGGATCGACCCCGGTGCAGTTGCCCGACGATCAGGAGGTTCGGATGATCGCGAGCTCCGAATTCGTCTCGCCGGAGGGGTCGACCTACTATCTCGTCTTCCGGGCGGACGGCAGCTCGTCGGGCGCGGAAATCCTGCTGCGCAACGCCGCCGGCACCGAGGCGCGCATCGAAGTCAACTGGTTGACCGGCCTGCCGCGCCTGCGCGTGGGGACGTCGCAATGA
- a CDS encoding type II secretion system F family protein, giving the protein MTATRFKFRAYAQSGGHDTGYVTAIDRADAVRQLSQAGKIPYELKQVDASAGTASPSSFRGLFQPKLDLTHFLSELAVIIGSGFNVDVALKAVGDAEPNKGQKARIQAIHSQITEGKSVAEAFASQPNMPPDVVALVASGESSGRLDIVVSELAKTHALRAKRKSEITEAMIYPAFLLLIMVGALLVLSLYLVPALEPIFSNAGAEPPFLIRALGGFGETIKQFGLLIFACLGGLGLLMAVFFQRPAVRARFMDVAARLPVISGLIRSTTRERYLNTMSLLLGNGVPMLDAMSLSADTAPSAGHKAKLMQARLRVASGEPIWQALKSSDAFPDSILALVRLGEESNNLATMMGRSGAMTQAQMQRAISRALALLTPAMTIVLGGLVGSLVISVMTTLLSINEMAIR; this is encoded by the coding sequence GTGACCGCGACGCGTTTCAAGTTCCGCGCCTACGCCCAGTCCGGCGGCCACGACACCGGCTATGTCACCGCGATCGACCGGGCGGATGCGGTGCGCCAGCTCTCGCAGGCTGGCAAGATCCCCTACGAGCTGAAGCAGGTCGACGCGTCAGCCGGGACGGCCAGTCCCTCGTCCTTCCGCGGCCTTTTCCAGCCCAAGCTCGACCTGACCCATTTCCTCAGCGAGCTGGCGGTCATCATCGGCTCAGGCTTCAACGTCGACGTGGCGCTCAAGGCCGTCGGCGACGCCGAACCCAACAAGGGCCAGAAGGCGCGCATCCAGGCGATCCATTCGCAGATCACCGAGGGCAAATCGGTGGCCGAGGCCTTCGCCAGCCAGCCCAACATGCCGCCGGACGTGGTGGCGCTCGTCGCCTCGGGCGAGAGCAGCGGCCGGCTCGACATCGTCGTCTCCGAGCTCGCCAAGACGCATGCGCTGCGCGCGAAGCGCAAGTCCGAGATCACCGAGGCGATGATCTACCCGGCCTTCCTGCTGCTCATCATGGTCGGCGCGCTGCTGGTCCTCTCGCTCTATCTCGTGCCGGCGCTGGAGCCGATCTTCTCCAATGCCGGCGCCGAGCCGCCTTTCCTCATTCGCGCGCTCGGCGGCTTCGGCGAGACGATCAAGCAGTTCGGCCTGCTCATCTTCGCCTGTCTCGGCGGGCTCGGCCTGCTTATGGCCGTCTTCTTCCAGCGCCCCGCCGTGCGCGCCAGGTTCATGGACGTCGCGGCCCGCCTTCCGGTCATCTCCGGACTGATCCGCAGCACCACGCGCGAGCGCTACCTCAACACCATGTCGCTGCTTCTCGGCAACGGCGTGCCGATGCTGGACGCAATGAGCCTCTCAGCCGACACCGCGCCGTCCGCCGGCCACAAAGCGAAGCTGATGCAGGCGCGCCTGCGCGTCGCCTCTGGCGAGCCGATCTGGCAGGCGCTCAAATCCTCCGATGCCTTCCCGGACTCGATCCTGGCGCTGGTCCGGCTCGGCGAGGAATCCAACAACCTCGCCACGATGATGGGCCGCTCCGGTGCGATGACCCAGGCGCAGATGCAGCGCGCCATCAGCCGCGCGCTGGCGCTGCTCACCCCGGCCATGACCATCGTCCTCGGCGGGCTGGTCGGCAGCCTGGTCATCTCGGTGATGACGACGCTGCTCTCCATCAACGAGATGGCGATCCGGTGA
- a CDS encoding GspE/PulE family protein produces MRLAEYPTFSDFLSWLGDNRILTAESVKRARNAHSSTGHPVDTVFIELGLLRESDLAQHLSAFLGVPVLPAVPDEVDLALVRGIGMNFLEANQVLPLAFVENRVLVAAADPFARSTLDVLRYHFDCEPELRVFPRSAIAERLRTLKETKLDSPDSLLMAVDDDLADTDDIERLRDFAREAPVIRFVANIIQQAVDRGATDIHVEPTIDHLRIRFRCDGLLTVAETAPKSMHAGIATRIKILSRLNIAERRMPQDGRMRVTVRGQEIDLRVSVLPSVHGETFVLRILDKSGVALSLNALGFDAEAIARFKEFAHIPNGIVLITGPTGSGKTTTLYSLLKERDPDEVKIFTVEDPVEYRLDGITQLQVDPGIDLTFARALRSVLRQDPDVILIGEIRDAETAQIAIQASLTGHLVFSTLHTNSAAGALTRLLDMGIDGYLIGATIRAVAAQRLVRKLCPKCHGVQAPAVNGIHPVCNTCRGSGYAGRTVAYEILEVSPEIASMISRGAGEEQMQERAAANGFLTMSAQAARLVADGVTTREEVQRVLSLELTSDLADEILQ; encoded by the coding sequence ATGAGACTTGCGGAATATCCGACCTTTTCCGACTTCCTGTCCTGGCTCGGGGACAACCGTATCCTCACGGCCGAATCCGTCAAGCGCGCACGCAACGCCCACAGCTCGACCGGCCATCCGGTCGACACCGTCTTCATCGAGCTCGGCCTGCTCAGGGAAAGTGATCTCGCCCAGCATCTGTCGGCCTTCCTCGGCGTGCCGGTCCTGCCGGCCGTGCCCGACGAGGTCGACCTCGCGCTCGTCCGCGGCATCGGAATGAATTTCCTCGAGGCCAACCAGGTGCTGCCGCTGGCGTTCGTCGAGAACCGCGTGCTGGTCGCCGCCGCCGATCCCTTCGCCCGCTCGACGCTCGACGTGCTGCGCTACCATTTCGACTGCGAACCGGAGCTGCGGGTGTTCCCGCGCAGCGCCATCGCCGAGCGGCTGCGCACGCTCAAGGAGACCAAGCTGGACAGCCCCGACAGCCTGCTGATGGCGGTGGACGACGACCTCGCCGACACCGACGACATCGAGCGGCTGCGCGATTTCGCCCGCGAGGCCCCGGTCATCCGCTTCGTCGCTAACATCATCCAGCAGGCGGTGGACCGCGGCGCCACCGACATCCATGTCGAGCCGACGATCGACCACCTGCGCATCCGCTTCCGCTGCGACGGGCTGCTGACGGTCGCCGAGACCGCGCCGAAGTCGATGCATGCCGGCATCGCCACCCGCATCAAGATCCTGTCGCGCCTCAACATCGCCGAGCGGCGCATGCCGCAGGACGGCCGCATGCGCGTCACCGTGCGCGGTCAGGAGATCGACCTGCGTGTCTCGGTGCTGCCCTCCGTCCACGGCGAGACCTTCGTGCTGCGCATCCTCGACAAGTCGGGCGTGGCGCTGTCCCTCAACGCGCTCGGCTTCGACGCCGAGGCGATCGCCAGGTTCAAGGAGTTCGCCCACATCCCCAACGGCATCGTGCTGATCACCGGCCCCACCGGCAGCGGCAAGACGACCACGCTCTATTCCCTGCTCAAGGAGCGCGATCCCGACGAGGTGAAGATCTTCACCGTCGAGGACCCGGTCGAATACCGCCTTGACGGCATCACCCAGCTCCAGGTCGACCCGGGCATCGACCTCACCTTTGCGCGTGCACTCCGCTCCGTCCTGCGCCAGGACCCGGACGTGATCCTCATCGGCGAAATCCGCGACGCCGAGACGGCCCAGATCGCCATCCAGGCATCGCTCACCGGCCACCTGGTCTTCTCGACGCTGCACACCAACAGCGCCGCCGGCGCGCTCACCCGCCTGCTCGACATGGGCATCGACGGCTATCTCATCGGCGCGACCATCCGCGCGGTCGCTGCCCAGCGCCTCGTGCGCAAGCTCTGCCCCAAGTGCCACGGCGTGCAGGCCCCGGCGGTCAACGGCATCCATCCCGTCTGCAACACCTGCCGCGGCAGCGGCTATGCCGGCCGAACCGTCGCCTACGAGATCCTCGAAGTCTCGCCCGAAATCGCTTCGATGATCAGCCGCGGCGCCGGCGAGGAGCAGATGCAGGAACGTGCGGCCGCGAATGGCTTCCTCACCATGTCGGCGCAGGCCGCCCGCCTCGTCGCCGACGGCGTCACCACGCGCGAGGAGGTGCAGCGCGTCCTGAGCCTCGAACTCACCTCGGACCTCGCCGACGAGATCCTGCAATGA
- the gspM gene encoding type II secretion system protein GspM yields MDSLTRILNAGPRTRRLAAIGLLVGCVAGAGLLTVAAVSSVYASRDAVREQRETLGRLRAVLALKPMMEESAKAAIAADDRPEFLTGASDAVIQADLQTWLDGVARQNGVSITSVGNAPALQQKGMRFAGLRADITGPNEGIQGTIFAIEAAKPYLIIRQAQLHSTLDSQGLGDGPTQLVLRVQFYGALPPIATPAPQSAAPAAGATQ; encoded by the coding sequence ATGGATAGCCTGACACGCATCCTCAACGCCGGGCCGCGCACCCGCCGCCTCGCAGCGATCGGCCTGCTGGTCGGCTGCGTCGCCGGCGCCGGCCTCCTGACGGTGGCCGCGGTCTCCTCGGTCTATGCCAGCCGCGACGCGGTTCGCGAGCAGCGCGAAACGCTCGGCCGCCTGCGCGCGGTGCTGGCGCTGAAGCCGATGATGGAAGAGTCCGCCAAGGCCGCGATCGCCGCCGACGACCGGCCGGAATTCCTGACAGGCGCCAGCGACGCGGTCATCCAGGCCGATCTGCAGACCTGGCTCGACGGCGTCGCGCGGCAGAACGGCGTCTCCATCACCTCCGTCGGCAACGCGCCCGCTCTGCAGCAGAAGGGCATGCGCTTCGCCGGCCTGCGCGCCGACATCACCGGCCCGAACGAAGGCATACAGGGCACGATCTTCGCGATCGAGGCGGCCAAGCCCTATCTGATCATCCGCCAGGCCCAGCTCCATTCGACGCTGGATTCGCAAGGGTTGGGCGACGGCCCCACCCAGCTCGTCCTGCGGGTGCAGTTCTACGGTGCGCTGCCGCCCATAGCCACGCCCGCGCCGCAGTCCGCCGCTCCCGCCGCGGGGGCGACGCAATGA
- a CDS encoding PilN domain-containing protein, whose amino-acid sequence MSWWPDELGRAFGARFRQQAPAVGATVRLVRAGAEISVDGTEPRLAAEPSQIAPLLDQLAGRRGRKPAVGIVIEPERYLKRSLAAIRLPRGRKMAMAQLDLQSATPFNPDEFFVLATRFDERVTDSSYYTVRKSALVPVVEGLRSGGWRVASISLSDGGELYPVDATSLREVMGVSAATRLGERAVSIGLATAAAGLVALVGAAHWRYSVAGADVAEQVEAAESEVRELRAVLAARDAKIAQIGVVRDEKKDTVPVVRVIEEMSRAIPDNTWLTEISVSGDMVRFAGFSASAAALIPILESSPLFSAPTFMEPVVRVVNQEGERFSIAMKIENGDG is encoded by the coding sequence ATGAGCTGGTGGCCGGACGAGCTCGGCCGGGCCTTCGGTGCGCGCTTCCGTCAGCAGGCACCCGCCGTCGGCGCCACCGTGCGGCTCGTCAGGGCCGGCGCGGAGATCTCCGTCGACGGGACGGAGCCCCGCCTCGCCGCCGAGCCGTCGCAGATCGCCCCCCTCCTCGACCAGCTTGCCGGCCGCCGCGGCCGCAAGCCCGCAGTCGGCATCGTCATCGAGCCGGAGCGCTACCTGAAGCGCAGCCTGGCGGCGATCCGCCTGCCGCGCGGCCGCAAGATGGCGATGGCGCAGCTCGACCTTCAGTCCGCCACACCGTTCAATCCCGACGAATTCTTCGTGCTGGCGACACGGTTCGACGAGCGCGTCACCGACAGCTCCTATTACACGGTGCGCAAGTCCGCCCTGGTCCCGGTGGTCGAAGGCCTGCGCTCCGGCGGCTGGCGCGTCGCCTCGATCTCGCTCTCCGATGGCGGCGAGCTCTATCCGGTGGATGCGACGAGCCTGCGGGAGGTGATGGGCGTGTCCGCCGCCACCAGGCTCGGAGAGCGGGCCGTTTCGATCGGCCTCGCCACCGCCGCCGCCGGCCTCGTCGCGCTCGTCGGCGCGGCCCACTGGCGCTATTCCGTGGCGGGCGCGGATGTCGCGGAGCAGGTGGAGGCGGCCGAGAGCGAGGTGCGCGAGCTGCGCGCTGTGCTTGCCGCCCGCGACGCCAAGATCGCCCAGATCGGCGTCGTGCGCGACGAGAAGAAGGACACCGTGCCGGTCGTGCGCGTCATCGAGGAGATGTCGCGGGCGATCCCCGACAACACCTGGCTTACCGAGATCAGCGTCAGCGGCGACATGGTGCGCTTCGCCGGCTTCTCGGCGTCCGCCGCGGCGCTCATCCCGATCCTGGAGTCCTCGCCGCTGTTCAGCGCGCCGACCTTCATGGAGCCAGTCGTGCGCGTCGTGAACCAGGAAGGCGAGCGCTTCTCCATCGCCATGAAGATCGAGAACGGCGATGGATAG
- the gspD gene encoding type II secretion system secretin GspD, which translates to MYRVLAIVILVAILTSCASNSKDGVFSSIMTNLDDNGRPLPPESSGMSRRLTGSDADNFEGVSADGSGQFVSSRAPYTAETGNSGQTEYRLNLVDAPIAAAVKNVLGDILGLNYTIDPRVRGSITLQTSAPVNRNTLVDILETTLGANGFAIVKNSGTYNIVPLSEALAKTPSVSVPSTSSRTPGLKIQVVELQYISAEEMRVILAPISREGSILRVDNARNYIMIAGTNPDLAAMREAIQVFDVDWMKGMSVALHPLKTSRPDAVAKELETIFRAQEGPGTNLIKFVPNERLNSVLVITSRPQYLARAEGWIRQLDRLASTSEEQLFVYQIQNRSAEEMAKVLQSVLSKQSGDPLESTPAVSPDLQTELVASEPANPESPGSSPTSSGTSGVPSVVADTENNALLISTTARNYERIERILRQIDVLPTQVLLEAIIAEVTLTDELKFGVRWFFENGDFSIGFSDLASGGTGPSFPGMAWSFASNSLEFTLNALSSVTNVKVISSPTLMALNNQKATLQIGDQVPIATRTATSVDDPDAPIVSTITLKDTGIILNVTPRVNTSGRVLLDIEQEASNVVRTTTSGIDSPTIQQRKVQTRVAVNDGEALIIGGLIQERNSKRKGQIPILGEIPVLGNAFKNKEDVIERTELVIFIRPKVVRNVQEARSVNEEFRKRLDFGASETPGNRVKRDLKRLQ; encoded by the coding sequence ATGTATCGAGTGCTCGCCATCGTGATTCTGGTCGCAATTCTGACCAGCTGCGCGTCCAACTCGAAGGACGGCGTGTTCTCCTCCATAATGACCAATCTGGACGACAACGGCCGCCCGCTGCCGCCGGAGAGTTCGGGCATGTCGCGCCGGCTGACCGGCAGCGACGCTGACAACTTCGAGGGGGTAAGTGCCGACGGCAGCGGCCAGTTCGTCTCCAGCCGCGCGCCTTATACCGCCGAGACGGGCAATTCAGGGCAGACGGAATACCGCCTGAACCTGGTCGACGCGCCGATCGCGGCGGCGGTCAAGAACGTGCTTGGCGATATTCTCGGCCTTAACTACACGATCGACCCGCGCGTCCGAGGTTCGATCACGCTGCAGACCAGCGCGCCGGTGAACCGCAACACGCTGGTCGACATCCTCGAGACGACGCTGGGAGCGAACGGTTTCGCAATCGTCAAGAACTCCGGCACCTACAACATCGTGCCGCTGTCGGAAGCGCTGGCCAAGACGCCATCGGTGAGCGTGCCCTCGACCTCCAGCCGCACGCCGGGCCTCAAGATCCAGGTCGTCGAACTGCAGTACATTTCGGCCGAAGAGATGCGCGTCATCCTGGCCCCGATCAGCCGCGAAGGGTCGATCCTGCGCGTCGACAATGCACGCAACTACATCATGATCGCCGGCACGAATCCCGACCTCGCCGCAATGCGCGAGGCGATCCAGGTCTTCGACGTGGACTGGATGAAGGGCATGTCGGTCGCGCTCCACCCGCTGAAGACCTCTCGCCCCGACGCGGTGGCGAAGGAACTCGAGACGATCTTCCGCGCGCAGGAGGGACCCGGCACCAACCTGATCAAGTTCGTGCCCAACGAGCGACTGAACTCCGTGCTCGTGATCACATCGCGGCCGCAATATCTCGCGCGCGCCGAAGGCTGGATCCGGCAGCTCGACCGGCTGGCAAGCACCAGCGAGGAGCAGCTCTTCGTCTACCAGATCCAGAATCGGTCGGCCGAGGAGATGGCGAAGGTGCTGCAGTCGGTACTGTCCAAGCAGTCAGGCGACCCGCTGGAAAGCACGCCTGCCGTATCGCCGGATCTGCAGACCGAACTGGTGGCGAGCGAGCCGGCCAACCCTGAGTCGCCGGGCTCGTCGCCTACATCCTCCGGCACGTCCGGTGTACCCTCCGTCGTTGCTGACACCGAGAACAACGCGCTGTTGATCTCGACGACCGCGCGCAACTACGAGCGGATCGAGCGCATCCTGCGCCAGATCGACGTGCTGCCGACGCAGGTGCTTCTGGAGGCGATCATCGCCGAGGTGACGCTGACGGACGAACTGAAGTTCGGCGTCCGCTGGTTCTTCGAGAACGGCGATTTTAGCATCGGCTTCTCCGACCTCGCGAGCGGCGGCACGGGCCCGTCCTTCCCGGGCATGGCCTGGAGCTTTGCCTCGAACAGCCTCGAATTCACGCTCAACGCATTGTCGAGCGTGACCAACGTGAAAGTGATCTCGTCGCCGACGCTGATGGCGCTGAACAACCAGAAGGCGACGCTGCAGATCGGCGACCAGGTGCCGATCGCCACCCGCACGGCGACCAGCGTGGACGATCCGGATGCGCCCATCGTCAGCACGATCACTCTGAAGGATACGGGCATCATCCTGAACGTCACGCCGCGCGTGAACACGTCCGGCCGTGTGCTGCTCGACATCGAGCAGGAGGCGAGCAACGTGGTGCGCACGACGACGTCGGGCATCGATTCGCCGACCATCCAGCAGCGCAAGGTCCAGACGCGCGTCGCCGTCAACGACGGCGAGGCGCTGATCATCGGTGGCCTGATCCAGGAGCGGAACTCGAAGCGGAAGGGACAGATTCCTATCCTGGGCGAGATTCCCGTGCTGGGGAATGCGTTTAAGAACAAGGAGGACGTCATCGAGCGCACGGAACTGGTGATCTTTATCCGTCCGAAAGTCGTCCGCAACGTGCAGGAAGCCCGCTCGGTCAACGAAGAATTCCGCAAGCGGCTGGATTTCGGCGCGAGTGAAACGCCCGGCAACCGCGTCAAGCGCGACCTGAAGCGCCTGCAATAG
- a CDS encoding prepilin peptidase, protein MQGPDIAFGAPLVVLLLAIAIVDFRSLVIPDALNGLLAALGLVWVWRAAGAFPIWQIVFAAGLLALFWLMRAGFLRLRKVAGLGLGDVKMAGACALWFSPWNLPIFLF, encoded by the coding sequence ATGCAGGGTCCCGACATCGCGTTCGGCGCGCCACTCGTCGTCCTCCTCCTGGCCATCGCCATCGTCGATTTCCGCAGCCTTGTGATCCCCGACGCGCTGAACGGGCTGCTCGCGGCGCTGGGGCTCGTTTGGGTCTGGCGTGCCGCGGGCGCCTTCCCGATCTGGCAGATCGTCTTCGCGGCGGGTCTGCTCGCCCTGTTCTGGCTGATGCGGGCGGGCTTCCTCAGGCTGCGCAAGGTGGCGGGACTCGGCCTCGGCGACGTGAAGATGGCCGGCGCCTGCGCCCTGTGGTTCAGTCCATGGAACCTGCCGATCTTCCTTTTTTGA
- the gspG gene encoding type II secretion system major pseudopilin GspG → MIRGSYPWRRRQERRRGSEGQDGFTLVELLVVLAIIALIAGLAAPQVLRYLGSARSDAAQAQIKNIESALELFYIDNLRRPSNEEGLAVLNEPTPELQARWNGPYLKNADSLKDPWGNPYVYRVTDTTVEIISYGRDGKAGGTGEDRDITNR, encoded by the coding sequence ATGATTCGAGGATCGTATCCGTGGCGCCGGCGGCAAGAGCGGCGGCGGGGGAGCGAAGGGCAGGACGGCTTCACCCTCGTCGAACTGCTCGTCGTCCTTGCGATCATCGCGCTGATCGCCGGCCTCGCCGCACCCCAGGTGCTGCGCTATCTCGGCTCCGCTCGCTCGGACGCCGCCCAGGCGCAGATCAAGAACATCGAGAGCGCGCTGGAACTGTTCTACATCGACAATCTGCGCCGGCCGAGCAACGAAGAGGGCCTGGCCGTGCTGAACGAGCCGACGCCGGAACTGCAGGCACGCTGGAACGGCCCCTATCTCAAGAACGCGGATTCGCTGAAGGATCCGTGGGGCAATCCCTATGTCTACCGCGTCACCGACACGACCGTGGAGATCATTTCCTACGGCCGTGACGGCAAGGCCGGGGGCACGGGCGAAGACCGCGACATCACCAACCGCTGA
- a CDS encoding ABC transporter permease: MKFLKDAVGDFVSAFRMRRIWLALANEEISDQHRRTSLGPFWLLINYLIFVGTFVFIIGRDDGVPNYTAYVALGLLVWFYIMETMNSGVSLFVREEAFIKGTTLPLSLYVLRMTMQALMRAGYAALGCVALLFLSGADLSWCWLWSAAAILLIILVTPAAITIFAFLGAFFPDSQFIVQNLTRIGMFLTPVFWAHTGGNVFGVRGIFYYWNPFTYFLEIVRVPILAGNVPVRSFILCLGISLAAWLVALVLYGRLRRQVVFML; the protein is encoded by the coding sequence ATGAAGTTCCTGAAAGATGCGGTCGGAGATTTCGTGTCGGCCTTCCGCATGCGCCGCATCTGGCTTGCGCTTGCCAACGAGGAGATTTCCGATCAGCACCGGCGCACATCGCTCGGGCCGTTCTGGCTCCTGATCAACTACCTGATCTTCGTCGGCACCTTCGTCTTCATCATCGGGCGCGACGATGGCGTGCCGAACTACACCGCCTATGTCGCGCTCGGGCTGCTGGTGTGGTTCTACATTATGGAGACGATGAATTCCGGCGTGTCGCTCTTCGTGCGCGAGGAAGCCTTCATCAAAGGCACGACGCTGCCGCTGTCGCTCTACGTGCTGCGCATGACGATGCAGGCGCTGATGCGCGCCGGCTATGCCGCGCTCGGCTGCGTGGCGCTCCTCTTTCTCAGCGGTGCCGATCTGAGCTGGTGCTGGCTCTGGTCGGCGGCGGCGATCCTCCTGATCATCCTCGTCACGCCGGCGGCGATCACCATATTCGCCTTCCTCGGCGCCTTCTTCCCGGACAGCCAGTTCATCGTCCAGAACCTGACGCGCATCGGAATGTTCCTCACGCCGGTCTTCTGGGCGCATACGGGGGGGAATGTGTTCGGTGTGCGCGGTATCTTCTACTACTGGAACCCCTTCACCTATTTCCTCGAGATCGTGCGGGTGCCGATCCTTGCCGGCAACGTGCCGGTGCGCTCCTTCATCCTCTGCCTCGGGATCTCGCTGGCCGCGTGGTTGGTGGCTCTCGTCCTTTACGGCCGCCTGCGCCGTCAGGTCGTGTTCATGCTGTAG
- a CDS encoding ABC transporter ATP-binding protein: protein MAAGSRATGGVQHVRALDGVSFSLEAGDRLGLVGGNGAGKTTLLKILYGIFEPTGGVIEREGRADALFNINLGFRREATGRRNIVLRGLINGWTDEQIAERMEDIIAFSELGDFIDMPMKAYSQGMAARLAFSVATSLEPEILLMDEWIGAGDPEFQAKARRRMMEIAEKAGIIVLASHNHQLLRKICTKVLKLHHGKVAHFGLAEEYFSSEKEES, encoded by the coding sequence ATGGCGGCAGGATCGAGGGCAACGGGCGGGGTACAGCATGTGCGCGCGCTCGACGGCGTCAGCTTCTCGCTGGAGGCGGGCGACCGGTTGGGGCTGGTCGGCGGCAACGGCGCCGGCAAGACCACGCTCCTGAAAATCCTCTACGGAATCTTCGAGCCGACCGGCGGCGTGATCGAACGCGAGGGCAGGGCGGACGCGCTGTTCAACATAAATCTCGGCTTCCGCCGCGAAGCGACCGGCCGCCGCAACATCGTGCTGCGCGGCCTCATTAACGGCTGGACCGACGAGCAGATCGCCGAGAGGATGGAGGACATCATTGCCTTCAGCGAACTGGGCGACTTCATCGACATGCCGATGAAGGCCTATAGCCAGGGCATGGCGGCGCGGCTCGCCTTTTCGGTGGCGACGAGCCTCGAGCCGGAAATCCTGCTGATGGACGAATGGATCGGCGCCGGCGACCCGGAATTCCAGGCCAAGGCGCGCAGACGCATGATGGAAATAGCCGAAAAGGCCGGCATCATCGTGCTCGCCAGCCACAACCACCAACTCCTGCGCAAGATCTGCACCAAGGTGCTGAAGCTCCATCATGGCAAAGTGGCGCATTTCGGCCTCGCCGAGGAGTATTTCTCCTCCGAGAAGGAAGAATCATGA